A window from Malania oleifera isolate guangnan ecotype guangnan chromosome 7, ASM2987363v1, whole genome shotgun sequence encodes these proteins:
- the LOC131159959 gene encoding histone H2B-like has translation MAPKAEKKPAEKKPASEKPAEEKKAAAEKTPAEKKPKAGKKLSKEGASGDKKKKRTKKSVETYKIYIFKVLKQVHPDIGISSKAMGIMNSFINDIFEKLAQEAARLARYNKKPTITSREIQTAVRLVLPGELAKHAVSEGTKAVTKFTSS, from the coding sequence ATGGCACCAAAGGCGGAGAAGAAGCCGGCCGAGAAGAAGCCGGCGTCGGAAAAACCAGCAGAGGAGAAGAAGGCCGCAGCAGAGAAAACTCCGGCGGAGAAGAAGCCGAAAGCAGGGAAGAAGCTATCGAAGGAGGGTGCCTCTGGcgataagaagaagaagaggacgaAGAAAAGCGTGGAAACCTACAAGATCTACATCTTCAAGGTTCTGAAGCAGGTTCACCCGGACATAGGGATCTCTAGCAAGGCTATGGGAATCATGAACAGTTTCATCAACGATATCTTCGAGAAGTTGGCTCAGGAAGCGGCGCGACTCGCCAGATACAACAAGAAGCCGACCATCACGTCCAGGGAGATCCAGACAGCAGTGAGGCTTGTGCTTCCCGGAGAGTTGGCGAAGCACGCAGTTTCTGAGGGCACTAAGGCTGTTACCAAATTTACAAGCTCTTGA